Proteins from one Deinococcus sp. AB2017081 genomic window:
- a CDS encoding cytochrome P450, giving the protein MTERRPAGLFSPDILADPYPTYAGLRAQDGAFWQPHPQGSGGMWMFTRYADVEQALKDTRLTKDATKVREMTGDVMPGNMLDRDPPDHTRMRGLVAHAFTPRVIERQEAHIREIARELLTRASPGELFEFMRGCAMPLPVIVIAELLGVPPEDRERFRQWSGDFIDGSDFATATPESAQRAQAGITALGEYFAGLIETRRAAPQDDLISSLLHAEDELGQLRPGELISNCILLVIAGHETTVNLIGNGLKALLDHPPQLARLRADPALMPTAIEEMLRYDPPVQRALFRAALEDVQIGSQTVKKGEQVSAVIGAANRDPDQFPHPDAFDIARSPNRHLSFGRGLHFCLGAPLAKLEARVAFEELLGAFPHMELRSFTRRPSTMFRGLGELWVTDRTA; this is encoded by the coding sequence ATGACGGAACGCCGCCCCGCTGGTCTCTTCTCTCCGGACATCCTGGCCGACCCGTATCCCACCTACGCCGGACTGCGTGCCCAGGACGGCGCGTTCTGGCAGCCGCACCCGCAGGGCAGCGGGGGCATGTGGATGTTCACGCGCTACGCCGACGTGGAACAGGCCCTGAAGGACACGCGCCTGACCAAGGACGCCACGAAGGTGCGCGAGATGACCGGGGACGTCATGCCGGGCAACATGCTCGACCGCGACCCGCCGGACCACACCCGCATGCGCGGCCTGGTCGCGCACGCCTTCACACCGCGCGTGATCGAGCGGCAGGAGGCGCACATCCGGGAGATCGCCCGCGAGCTGCTGACCCGCGCCTCACCCGGCGAGCTCTTCGAGTTCATGCGCGGCTGCGCCATGCCCCTGCCGGTCATCGTGATTGCGGAACTGCTGGGCGTGCCCCCGGAGGACCGCGAACGCTTCCGGCAGTGGTCAGGCGATTTCATCGACGGCAGCGACTTCGCCACGGCCACGCCGGAGTCGGCGCAGCGGGCGCAGGCGGGGATCACGGCGCTGGGGGAGTACTTCGCGGGCCTGATCGAGACGCGCCGCGCTGCCCCGCAGGACGACCTGATCTCCTCGCTGCTCCACGCCGAGGACGAACTGGGGCAACTGCGCCCCGGCGAGCTGATCTCCAACTGCATCCTGCTGGTCATCGCGGGGCACGAGACGACGGTGAACCTGATCGGCAACGGCCTGAAGGCGCTGCTCGATCACCCGCCGCAGCTCGCCCGCCTGCGGGCCGACCCGGCGCTGATGCCCACCGCCATCGAGGAGATGCTGCGCTACGACCCGCCCGTGCAGCGTGCCCTGTTCCGCGCGGCGCTGGAGGACGTGCAGATCGGCAGCCAGACCGTGAAGAAGGGCGAGCAGGTCAGCGCCGTGATCGGGGCCGCCAACCGCGATCCCGACCAGTTCCCGCACCCCGACGCCTTCGACATCGCCCGCAGCCCCAACCGGCACCTGTCGTTCGGGCGCGGCCTGCACTTCTGCCTGGGCGCTCCGCTGGCGAAACTGGAGGCCAGGGTCGCCTTCGAGGAACTGCTGGGTGCGTTCCCGCACATGGAGCTCAGGTCGTTCACCCGCCGCCCCAGCACCATGTTCCGGGGGCTGGGGGAGCTGTGGGTCACGGATCGGACGGCGTAG
- a CDS encoding SCO family protein — translation MTDVTPVLEPAVPRRPWYVSALLAAVGVTLLLLAAWAYARWQSPYPFYGTAYRGAAAVPLSGTAQDGQPYTFTPGTGGQTTALFFGFTHCATICPLTLSYLNKVRQALPEGQRRNFQVLFVSIDPARDTPQRLGEYVSYFGSGTGLRMAEPALGQAARAYGVAYQKADVQGAEYQMNHTTATYLVDAAGRIRVLWDYTQLPEVSRVLADVQYVMEHP, via the coding sequence ATGACCGACGTCACGCCCGTCCTGGAGCCCGCCGTGCCCCGCCGGCCGTGGTACGTCTCGGCGCTGCTGGCGGCCGTGGGCGTGACCTTGCTGCTGCTGGCGGCGTGGGCCTATGCCCGTTGGCAGAGTCCATACCCGTTCTACGGCACGGCGTACCGGGGTGCGGCGGCCGTGCCCCTGAGCGGCACCGCGCAGGACGGGCAACCCTACACCTTCACGCCGGGCACCGGCGGTCAGACCACGGCGCTGTTCTTCGGCTTCACGCACTGCGCCACCATCTGCCCGCTGACCCTGTCGTACCTGAACAAGGTCCGTCAGGCCCTGCCGGAGGGGCAGCGCCGGAACTTCCAGGTGCTGTTCGTGAGCATCGACCCGGCCCGCGACACACCGCAGCGCCTGGGCGAGTACGTGTCGTACTTCGGCAGCGGCACCGGCCTGCGTATGGCCGAGCCTGCGCTGGGCCAGGCCGCCCGTGCCTACGGGGTCGCGTACCAGAAGGCCGATGTCCAGGGGGCCGAGTACCAGATGAACCACACGACCGCCACGTACCTGGTCGACGCGGCCGGCAGGATCCGCGTGCTGTGGGACTACACCCAGCTCCCCGAGGTGTCCCGCGTCCTGGCCGACGTGCAGTACGTCATGGAGCACCCGTGA
- a CDS encoding cytochrome c oxidase assembly protein — protein sequence MSAPSGGIDLNPTLADLLTLHVQPALLLPTLVVGAWYGWRFMQAQRTPQGRTRWPLWRAALFALGWVLLLLTTQSRAATLTQSSMALYMTRLMLLAEVVPPLLVLGIPRGVALDPRRGVGRVLNVLLDPWLALAVWTAVIIFWNVPAGFNASVVANTAAALLPGLYLLSSLLVWSVILRPLPAVQPATIGSRGWFGLLAALPMMAVASVWLYSPRVLYQPFVNALCLWNLTPLQNQQISGWIMMLAGLPALALAFIQLFQWLVSLTEQQDLPPA from the coding sequence GTGAGCGCGCCGTCCGGCGGGATCGACCTGAATCCCACGCTGGCCGATCTGCTGACCCTGCACGTACAGCCCGCGCTCCTGCTCCCCACGCTGGTGGTGGGCGCGTGGTACGGCTGGCGCTTCATGCAGGCGCAGCGCACGCCGCAGGGCCGGACCCGCTGGCCGCTGTGGCGGGCCGCGCTGTTCGCACTGGGCTGGGTGCTGCTGCTCCTGACCACCCAGAGCCGCGCCGCAACCCTGACCCAGAGCAGCATGGCGCTGTACATGACCCGCCTGATGCTCCTGGCCGAGGTCGTGCCGCCCCTGCTGGTGCTGGGCATTCCACGTGGGGTGGCCCTCGACCCCCGGCGCGGCGTGGGGCGGGTGCTGAACGTGCTGCTCGATCCGTGGCTGGCGCTGGCGGTGTGGACGGCGGTGATCATCTTCTGGAACGTCCCGGCGGGCTTCAATGCGTCCGTGGTCGCCAACACCGCTGCCGCCCTGCTGCCGGGGCTGTACCTGCTGAGCAGCCTGCTGGTGTGGTCGGTCATCCTGCGCCCCCTGCCCGCCGTGCAGCCCGCCACGATCGGCTCTCGCGGGTGGTTCGGCCTGCTGGCGGCGCTGCCCATGATGGCGGTCGCGTCGGTGTGGCTGTACTCGCCGCGCGTGCTGTACCAGCCCTTCGTGAACGCCCTGTGCCTGTGGAACCTGACGCCGCTGCAGAACCAGCAGATCTCCGGGTGGATCATGATGCTCGCCGGCCTGCCCGCGCTGGCCCTGGCGTTCATCCAGCTGTTCCAGTGGCTGGTCAGCCTGACCGAGCAGCAGGACCTGCCGCCCGCGTGA
- a CDS encoding quinate 5-dehydrogenase — translation MTSVLDGWQPAPAGYKHVVSVSLGSSKRNAREEVTVLGQPFILERIGTDADAKRAAAMFTELDGRVDAFGLGGADLYVIADGKRYMFGNIRKLVAGARITPVLDGSGLKNTLERDAIAQLDPVLNWRSQKVLMVSAVDRFGMAEALSQAGADVVYGDLVFGLNIDRPLRSLTSLRRVAKLVLPVITKLPQDWFYPTGAKQETSVQGNGTKYYAWADVIAGDTHYAKRYAPTDLTGKTILTQTITEADRGWMKDRGVARLITTTPRMGSRNFATNVLEAFFVALSGKKAALTEAEYLDYIRQVGFRPEINEL, via the coding sequence ATGACGTCTGTCCTCGATGGCTGGCAGCCCGCTCCCGCCGGATACAAGCACGTGGTCAGCGTGTCCCTGGGCAGCAGCAAGCGCAACGCCCGCGAGGAGGTCACGGTGCTCGGCCAGCCGTTCATCCTTGAACGGATCGGCACCGACGCCGACGCGAAGAGGGCCGCCGCCATGTTCACCGAACTCGACGGCCGGGTCGACGCCTTCGGACTGGGCGGGGCCGACCTGTACGTGATCGCGGACGGCAAGCGGTACATGTTCGGCAACATCCGGAAGCTCGTGGCGGGCGCGAGGATCACACCGGTGCTCGACGGCAGCGGCCTGAAGAACACCCTGGAACGCGACGCCATCGCGCAGCTCGATCCCGTGCTGAACTGGCGGTCGCAGAAAGTCCTGATGGTATCGGCGGTCGACCGCTTCGGCATGGCCGAGGCGCTGTCGCAGGCGGGCGCGGATGTCGTATACGGTGATCTGGTGTTCGGGCTGAACATCGACCGCCCGCTGCGCTCCCTGACCTCGCTGCGCCGCGTCGCCAAGCTGGTGCTGCCGGTCATCACCAAGCTGCCGCAGGACTGGTTCTACCCGACCGGCGCGAAGCAGGAGACCAGCGTGCAGGGCAACGGCACGAAATACTACGCCTGGGCCGACGTGATCGCCGGCGACACCCACTACGCCAAGCGCTACGCCCCGACCGACCTGACCGGCAAGACCATCCTGACCCAGACCATCACCGAGGCCGACCGCGGGTGGATGAAGGATCGGGGCGTCGCGAGACTCATCACGACCACGCCCCGCATGGGCTCCCGCAACTTCGCCACGAACGTGCTGGAGGCATTCTTCGTCGCCCTGAGTGGCAAGAAGGCGGCCCTGACCGAGGCCGAATATCTGGACTACATCCGGCAGGTGGGCTTCCGGCCGGAGATCAACGAGCTGTAG
- a CDS encoding acyl-CoA carboxylase subunit beta: protein MTQPSVELQELIAAMEQRRAKVEAGGGEARQRKQREGGKLTARERIAYLLDPGSFLETSTFVQHARNRLMDGVEAPGEGVVTGSGTIGGRQVYVFSQDFTVLGGSLGKRHAAKVTKIMDLAAKTGCPVIGLNDSAGARIQEGVDSLSGYGEIFYRNAIYSGAVPQISAILGPCAGGAVYSPALTDFILMSRGSSYMFITGPEVIKSVTREDVTFDTLGGADVHTRRSGVAHLAYDGDEAVLDGIRHLLTYLPQNAREQPPVRENHDPATRRTERLLELVTPDQRRPYAMHDVIHELVDSGEFLEIQPDWAKNIIVGFAHLDGRPVGIVANNPKVMAGTLNIDASDKAARFIRTCDCYNIPILTLVDVTGFLPGTQQEYGGIIRHGAKMLYAYAEATVPKVTLITRKSYGGAYLAMNSKDMGADVVYAWPTAAVAVMGAEGAANIVYRNEIKASENPAATRAELVAQYKETFDNPYIAAAKGYIDDVIPMEDTRHRLIQTFTMLRGKQEQRPYKKHGNIPL, encoded by the coding sequence ATGACCCAGCCCAGCGTGGAGTTGCAGGAACTGATCGCCGCCATGGAACAGCGCCGCGCCAAGGTCGAGGCGGGCGGCGGCGAGGCCCGGCAACGCAAGCAGCGCGAGGGCGGCAAGCTCACCGCACGGGAGCGCATCGCGTACCTGCTCGATCCCGGTTCCTTCCTGGAGACGAGCACCTTCGTGCAGCACGCCCGCAACCGCCTGATGGACGGCGTGGAGGCCCCGGGCGAGGGCGTGGTGACCGGATCGGGCACCATCGGCGGGCGGCAGGTCTACGTGTTCTCGCAGGACTTCACGGTGCTGGGCGGCTCGCTGGGCAAGCGCCACGCCGCGAAGGTCACCAAGATCATGGATCTGGCGGCCAAGACCGGCTGCCCCGTCATCGGCCTGAACGACTCCGCCGGCGCGCGCATCCAGGAGGGCGTGGACTCGCTCTCCGGCTACGGCGAGATCTTCTACCGCAACGCCATCTACTCCGGCGCGGTGCCGCAGATCAGCGCGATCCTCGGGCCATGCGCGGGCGGCGCGGTGTACTCGCCGGCCCTGACGGACTTCATCCTGATGTCCAGGGGCAGCTCTTACATGTTCATCACCGGCCCCGAGGTCATCAAGAGCGTGACGCGTGAGGACGTGACCTTCGACACCCTGGGCGGGGCGGACGTGCACACCCGCCGCAGCGGCGTCGCGCACCTCGCCTACGACGGTGATGAGGCCGTGCTCGACGGGATCCGGCACCTCCTCACGTACCTCCCGCAGAACGCCCGCGAGCAGCCGCCCGTGCGCGAGAACCACGACCCCGCCACCCGCCGCACGGAGCGCCTGCTGGAGCTCGTCACGCCGGACCAGCGGCGGCCCTACGCCATGCACGACGTCATCCACGAACTCGTGGACAGCGGCGAGTTCCTGGAGATCCAGCCGGACTGGGCGAAGAACATCATCGTGGGCTTCGCGCATCTGGACGGCCGCCCGGTGGGCATCGTCGCGAACAACCCCAAGGTCATGGCGGGCACCCTCAACATCGACGCCAGCGACAAGGCCGCCCGGTTCATCCGCACCTGCGACTGCTACAACATCCCGATCCTGACGCTGGTCGATGTCACAGGCTTTCTGCCGGGCACGCAGCAGGAATACGGCGGGATCATCCGCCACGGCGCGAAGATGCTCTACGCCTACGCCGAGGCCACCGTGCCCAAGGTCACGCTGATCACCCGCAAGAGCTACGGCGGCGCGTACCTCGCCATGAACAGCAAGGACATGGGCGCGGACGTCGTGTACGCGTGGCCCACCGCCGCCGTCGCCGTCATGGGCGCGGAGGGGGCGGCGAACATCGTGTACCGCAACGAGATCAAGGCCTCAGAGAACCCTGCCGCGACCCGCGCCGAACTCGTCGCACAGTACAAGGAGACCTTCGACAACCCGTACATCGCCGCCGCGAAGGGCTACATCGACGACGTGATCCCCATGGAGGACACCCGCCACCGCCTGATCCAGACGTTCACCATGCTGCGGGGCAAGCAGGAGCAGCGGCCGTACAAGAAGCACGGGAACATCCCGCTGTAA
- a CDS encoding copper chaperone PCu(A)C, with the protein MSHFHVPRRPVRALLLGLAVLAAPALAHTAHHPVPVPNPGAAPLALKATQARVVSVPPTITETSMFVTLANAGTTPVVLTGVRSPLAAHAMLMQTVTDARGVTGMTATPTLTVPARRTLTLSAAGPHVMLMGLKRALKPGETVPVILSDRAGRTLTVRATVWKP; encoded by the coding sequence ATGTCCCACTTCCATGTTCCGCGTCGTCCTGTCCGTGCCCTGCTGCTGGGGCTGGCTGTGCTGGCCGCCCCTGCGCTGGCCCATACGGCCCACCACCCCGTACCGGTGCCCAATCCGGGCGCGGCGCCGCTGGCCCTGAAGGCCACGCAGGCCCGCGTGGTGTCGGTGCCGCCCACGATCACCGAGACCAGCATGTTCGTCACGCTGGCCAACGCCGGGACGACGCCCGTCGTCCTGACCGGCGTGCGCTCCCCGCTGGCGGCCCACGCCATGCTGATGCAGACCGTCACGGACGCTCGGGGCGTGACCGGAATGACGGCCACCCCCACCCTGACGGTGCCTGCCCGCCGTACCCTGACCCTGAGCGCCGCCGGGCCGCACGTCATGCTGATGGGCCTGAAACGCGCCCTGAAGCCCGGCGAGACCGTGCCCGTGATCCTGAGTGACCGCGCCGGGCGGACGCTGACCGTCCGGGCCACCGTGTGGAAACCCTGA
- a CDS encoding cytochrome P450: protein MTSAPRPDPASTGGCPFGHGAASLTRKPELDTQPGSPLERDDRGIYRIHDFHAAREILRSEQAVQAGFGADMVTQLSNLKHQPVLYTEGQEHHEMRRDTARYFTPTAVAAYHPFIAGLADQLVGDLLRRGEGNLDDLSLTMAVQVAAQVVGLTDSALPGLQRRVMAFVEGEGDSEPGTENRQTLAARLHQMVDVPLFYALDVRPAIQARRRARRDDLISHLLDKEYSDLEILTECLTYGTAGMVTTREFISVAAWHLLRHPDLRADYVHGTEPERHAILHEILRLEPVVNTLYRRTQADLEVGGQVIPQGSVVALNVSNTNADPAVAGGDAAQLCPARPLPRGVQAPVLSFGDGAHRCPGAFLAIRESDVLLRRLLIWNDLRIVKEPTVTYNEVIKGYELRDFRIALG, encoded by the coding sequence ATGACCAGTGCCCCACGACCCGACCCTGCCTCGACCGGCGGCTGCCCCTTCGGCCACGGTGCCGCCTCGCTGACCCGCAAGCCGGAGCTGGACACGCAGCCCGGCAGTCCCCTGGAACGCGACGACCGGGGCATCTACCGGATCCACGACTTCCACGCGGCCCGCGAGATTCTCCGGAGCGAACAGGCGGTGCAGGCCGGCTTTGGCGCGGACATGGTCACGCAGCTCAGCAACCTCAAGCACCAGCCGGTGCTGTACACCGAGGGCCAGGAGCACCACGAGATGCGCCGGGACACGGCCCGCTACTTCACGCCGACCGCCGTGGCCGCGTACCATCCCTTCATTGCGGGGCTGGCCGACCAGCTCGTGGGCGACCTGCTGCGCCGGGGCGAGGGGAACCTGGATGACCTGAGCCTGACCATGGCCGTGCAGGTGGCGGCCCAGGTGGTCGGCCTGACCGACAGCGCCCTGCCCGGCCTGCAGCGCCGCGTGATGGCCTTCGTCGAGGGCGAGGGCGACAGTGAGCCCGGCACCGAGAACCGCCAGACGCTGGCCGCCCGGCTGCACCAGATGGTCGACGTGCCGCTGTTCTATGCGCTGGACGTGCGGCCGGCCATCCAGGCCCGCCGCCGGGCGCGCCGCGACGACCTGATCAGCCACCTGCTGGACAAGGAGTACAGCGATCTGGAGATCCTGACCGAGTGCCTGACCTACGGCACGGCCGGCATGGTCACCACCCGCGAGTTCATCTCGGTGGCGGCATGGCACCTGCTGCGCCACCCGGATCTGCGGGCCGACTACGTACACGGCACGGAACCCGAGCGCCACGCCATCCTGCACGAGATCCTGCGGCTGGAACCGGTCGTGAACACCCTGTACCGGCGCACCCAGGCCGATCTGGAGGTCGGCGGGCAGGTCATCCCGCAGGGCAGCGTCGTGGCGCTGAACGTGTCCAACACCAACGCCGATCCTGCGGTGGCCGGAGGTGACGCCGCGCAGCTGTGCCCGGCCCGGCCCCTGCCACGCGGCGTGCAGGCCCCTGTGCTGTCCTTCGGCGACGGGGCCCACCGCTGCCCCGGCGCGTTCCTGGCGATCCGCGAGAGCGACGTGCTGCTCAGGCGGCTCCTGATCTGGAACGACCTGCGGATCGTCAAGGAACCGACCGTCACGTACAACGAGGTCATCAAGGGCTACGAACTGCGCGACTTCCGCATCGCGCTGGGATAG
- a CDS encoding NADP-dependent oxidoreductase, producing MRAMVIHEYGDPDVLQPMDLPMPEPAAGEVRVRVHAVSVNPVDTKWRRGGPFKTFPVVLGWDVSGVVESLGPGVTDFAVGDEVFGMVRFPAEGRAYADYVTAPVTDIARKPAGLSHAQAAAMTLAPLTVVQAFDRLELQAGQTILIHAAAGGVGHFAVQLAKTRGARVIATASAPNHDFVRSLGADEIVDYRARPFEEQVSDVDAVLDTVGGDTTTRSVGVVRPGGHLVTIAAQAPAEAAAQRGITAERILVHPSRAQLEFLAGEFTAGRLTPHVSQTFALEQVAEAHRAIETGRTVGKIVLDVMR from the coding sequence ATGAGAGCGATGGTCATCCACGAGTACGGCGATCCCGACGTCCTTCAGCCCATGGATCTGCCCATGCCGGAGCCCGCAGCCGGAGAGGTGCGCGTGCGCGTGCATGCAGTGAGCGTGAACCCGGTCGACACCAAGTGGCGGCGCGGCGGCCCGTTCAAGACCTTCCCGGTGGTGCTGGGCTGGGATGTCTCGGGTGTGGTCGAGTCGCTCGGGCCGGGCGTGACAGACTTCGCCGTGGGGGACGAGGTCTTCGGCATGGTGCGCTTTCCCGCCGAGGGCCGCGCCTACGCGGACTACGTGACTGCGCCCGTGACGGACATCGCACGGAAGCCGGCGGGGCTGTCGCACGCGCAGGCGGCGGCGATGACGCTGGCCCCGCTGACAGTGGTGCAGGCCTTCGACCGGCTGGAACTCCAGGCCGGGCAGACGATCCTGATCCACGCGGCGGCCGGTGGGGTGGGGCATTTCGCGGTGCAGCTCGCCAAGACGCGGGGGGCGCGGGTGATCGCCACGGCATCGGCCCCGAACCACGACTTCGTGCGGAGCCTGGGCGCAGACGAGATCGTGGACTACCGCGCGCGGCCCTTCGAGGAGCAGGTGTCGGACGTGGACGCCGTGCTGGACACGGTGGGCGGCGACACCACCACGCGCTCGGTGGGCGTGGTGCGGCCGGGCGGGCACCTCGTGACCATCGCCGCGCAGGCCCCTGCGGAGGCCGCGGCGCAGCGCGGCATCACCGCCGAGCGCATCCTGGTGCACCCGTCGCGGGCACAGCTGGAGTTCCTGGCAGGCGAATTCACGGCCGGCCGCCTGACCCCGCACGTCAGTCAGACCTTCGCGCTGGAACAGGTCGCAGAGGCCCACCGGGCCATCGAGACCGGCCGGACGGTAGGCAAGATCGTGCTTGACGTCATGCGGTAG
- a CDS encoding MarR family winged helix-turn-helix transcriptional regulator, with translation MDTPGVTPDSDLHAQPLRFLTAYWGVWQSMSGRANADLAAHGLDLRSFIALSYVQGSPTSPGELARVLDVPRYEMTRILDRLTALGTITRELDPTSARSRRLDVTPAGRAQWEAALQAVTATVDPALTSLGSRLEPLTASLEHLAAFSYPAPQETP, from the coding sequence ATGGACACACCTGGGGTCACCCCGGACAGCGATCTGCACGCGCAGCCGTTGCGCTTCCTGACGGCGTACTGGGGCGTGTGGCAGTCCATGTCCGGCCGTGCGAACGCCGATCTGGCCGCGCATGGCCTCGACCTGCGGTCGTTCATCGCCCTGAGCTACGTGCAGGGCAGCCCGACCTCGCCGGGGGAACTCGCCCGCGTGCTGGACGTGCCCCGCTACGAGATGACGCGCATCCTCGACCGCCTGACCGCGCTGGGCACCATCACCCGTGAACTCGACCCCACGAGTGCCCGTTCGCGCCGCCTGGATGTCACGCCGGCCGGTCGGGCGCAGTGGGAGGCGGCCCTCCAGGCCGTGACGGCCACCGTCGATCCCGCCCTGACCTCGCTGGGGTCGCGCCTGGAACCCCTGACCGCCAGCCTGGAGCACCTCGCTGCCTTCTCGTATCCCGCCCCACAGGAGACCCCATGA
- the xpt gene encoding xanthine phosphoribosyltransferase, translating into MDSLVQAIREQGVILPGGFLKVDGLVNHQLLPRLTREMGVRFAQHFAPLRPNKVLTIEVSGIAPAIAAAMELDVPMVYARKKKPLTMKEPAFTASSVSRTKGGNVDLFISSEFLGPDDRVIVIDDFLASGGTLRALTGMIELSGATLLGLGCVVEKEFEKGREHLADLNVPIHTLANIVRMSEAEGIVVVAGQ; encoded by the coding sequence ATGGACTCTCTGGTGCAGGCAATCCGGGAACAGGGCGTGATCCTGCCCGGCGGTTTTCTGAAAGTGGACGGGCTGGTCAACCACCAGCTGCTGCCCCGCCTGACCCGCGAGATGGGCGTCCGCTTCGCGCAGCACTTCGCGCCGCTCCGGCCGAACAAGGTGCTCACCATCGAGGTGAGCGGTATCGCGCCTGCCATCGCCGCCGCCATGGAACTGGATGTGCCGATGGTCTATGCCCGCAAGAAAAAGCCCCTGACCATGAAGGAACCGGCCTTCACGGCGTCGTCGGTCAGCCGCACCAAGGGGGGGAATGTCGACCTGTTCATCTCCTCCGAGTTCCTCGGGCCGGATGACCGGGTGATCGTGATCGACGACTTCCTGGCGTCAGGCGGCACCCTGCGCGCCCTGACCGGCATGATCGAGCTGAGCGGCGCGACCCTGCTGGGCCTGGGCTGCGTGGTGGAGAAGGAATTCGAGAAGGGCCGCGAGCACCTGGCTGACCTGAACGTGCCGATCCACACGCTGGCGAACATCGTCCGCATGAGCGAAGCCGAGGGCATCGTGGTGGTGGCGGGGCAGTAG
- a CDS encoding alkaline phosphatase family protein, which yields MLSSDLASRPDDLLWPRYDGRSLVNLLASVSRHFGVDTGHAPLATRLPLAGAQTIVLIVADGLGHFPLKRHLRAGSLPHLETRISDGEATYATMTSTFPSSTMTAMTTIHTGASPAQHGWLGTSIHQGSTVIDLLRQQDLLGGETTHLPPAVGTVYRRLADAGVTVQAVTPAAFQGSVLNGWYYDGAQEVPYETLADFPDAIARAAAGGGPRYVIAYAPDFDTVSHDHGPYSRPAADTARALDTALHALLSRLPDDGSVLVLLTADHGHSDTPADLAVNLNAPLDGLLAGPPAGEVQARFLNVRPGAEDAVQDALADHATVIPAADAWADGLFGGPPAQETFRARTGTHLAVARHGRQLTWDYPASPAVSKTGMHGGPVAEQMAVPLVMIRP from the coding sequence GTGCTGTCCAGCGACCTCGCCTCCCGCCCTGACGACCTCCTCTGGCCCCGGTACGACGGCCGGAGCCTCGTGAACCTGCTCGCGTCCGTGTCCCGCCATTTCGGCGTCGATACCGGGCACGCGCCGCTCGCCACCCGGCTGCCCCTGGCCGGGGCTCAGACCATCGTGCTGATCGTCGCAGACGGCCTCGGTCACTTTCCGTTGAAACGGCATCTGCGGGCCGGCTCCCTGCCGCATCTGGAGACCCGCATCTCGGACGGCGAGGCGACGTACGCCACCATGACCTCCACCTTCCCGTCCTCGACCATGACCGCCATGACGACCATCCACACGGGCGCGAGCCCCGCTCAGCACGGCTGGCTGGGCACCAGCATCCACCAGGGCAGCACGGTGATCGATCTCCTGCGCCAGCAGGATCTGCTGGGTGGCGAGACCACGCACCTGCCGCCCGCCGTGGGCACCGTGTACCGCCGGCTCGCAGACGCCGGCGTCACCGTGCAGGCCGTAACGCCCGCCGCCTTCCAGGGCAGCGTTCTGAACGGGTGGTACTACGACGGCGCGCAGGAGGTGCCGTACGAGACCCTGGCCGACTTCCCGGACGCCATCGCCCGCGCCGCGGCGGGTGGAGGGCCACGGTACGTGATCGCCTACGCCCCGGACTTCGACACGGTCAGCCACGACCACGGCCCGTACTCCAGGCCAGCAGCAGACACGGCCCGCGCCCTCGACACCGCCCTGCACGCGCTGCTGTCCCGCCTTCCGGATGACGGCTCCGTGCTGGTGCTCCTGACCGCCGACCACGGCCACAGCGACACCCCCGCCGACCTGGCCGTGAACCTGAATGCACCTCTGGACGGCCTGCTGGCAGGCCCGCCCGCCGGGGAGGTGCAGGCGCGGTTCCTGAACGTCCGGCCCGGAGCCGAGGATGCCGTACAGGACGCGCTGGCAGACCACGCCACCGTGATTCCGGCGGCCGACGCCTGGGCCGACGGCCTGTTCGGCGGCCCCCCCGCGCAGGAGACGTTCCGGGCGCGGACGGGCACGCACCTCGCCGTGGCACGGCACGGCCGGCAGCTCACGTGGGACTACCCGGCCAGTCCAGCCGTCTCGAAGACCGGCATGCACGGTGGCCCCGTGGCCGAGCAGATGGCCGTGCCGCTGGTGATGATCCGGCCGTAG